The Lycium ferocissimum isolate CSIRO_LF1 chromosome 10, AGI_CSIRO_Lferr_CH_V1, whole genome shotgun sequence genome window below encodes:
- the LOC132033908 gene encoding uncharacterized protein LOC132033908, with translation MVVASAFSKEMAIRKRIANIYNKREENFPSLREYNDYLEEVEDMIFNLIEGIDVPAIEARIAQYQRENAEQIMVAQARKAEEYAAALAASKGQPTQSDGDALGQGPEAGSSTGTQGHYAPAIAGGIAQPRPTQPLPVGSVPDMLGGEYEDDEKMKLRVERAARAGGWSLEISRKRALEEAFGSLWV, from the exons ATGGTGGTGGCATCAGCATTTTCAAAAGAGATGGCCATCAGAAAACGTATTGCCAACAT CTATAATAAAAGAGAAGAGAATTTTCCATCATTGCGTGAATACAACGATTATTTAGAGGAAGTTGAGGATATGA TATTCAATTTAATTGAAGGAATAGATGTTCCTGCTATTGAGGCAAGAATTGCACAATACCAGAGAGAAAATGCAGAACAAATCATGGTTGCTCAAGCACGTAAG GCTGAAGAATATGCAGCAGCCTTGGCAGCCAGCAAGGGACAGCCTACACAGTCCGATGGGGAT GCTTTGGGCCAAGGCCCTGAGGCAGGGTCGAGTACTGGTACACAAGGGCACTATGCTCCTGCAATAGCCGGAGGAATAGCTCAGCCACGGCCAACACAGCCTCTCCCAGTTGGATCAGTTCCAGATATGCTAGGGGGAGAgtatgaagatgatgaaaagatGAAACTAAGAGTTGAAAGGGCTGCTAGGGCTGGGGGATGGAGTTTAGAAATAAGCAGGAAAAGGGCACTTGAAGAAGCCTTTGGAAGCCTATGGGTCTGA